One Prunus dulcis unplaced genomic scaffold, ALMONDv2, whole genome shotgun sequence genomic window, ttttgttgaatattcatgCTCATTCATCTGGGTTTGTACCAATTCCATTTAGATTGGTCTGGATATGTGAATCTTCAAACTTGGGATTTTCGATTTGATGTAGTAGATCTGTATAGTGAGATTCTGATGTGTTACCAGTGTACAGTGGTTGTGTTCCTCTTATTTTACAGTCgtattgctgttatattgcTATTATAGTGCCTCTATATTGCTGCTATATTGCCGCtatattgtggttatattgctattctattgtatgtttattgtggttatattattgtgtgaatgaaatgttgttttgtcatggtcagaaatggagacaattgttattctcgtgtgctacaatggaaaatgggtcaCCTCGAAGAAGATGTGCAAATACGAAGGGGGTGACTCAAAAGGCTTAATAGTTCCACGGACCATCAAATTTGCTGAACTGTTGGACCGTGTGCATCAGATTGGTAATACAAACATCAGGGAAGACAAGATTTGCTTAAAATTCTCAGTTTTGGTGGCCTCGAATGAGTGGAAGCACATAAAGATTgaggacgatgatgatgtcaattttttttatgaagtacaATTTCGAGGTAACACCTTCAAAACTAGCTCCCTTACTCGTGAGTATAGAAGATAAAGGACTGACAAATGATGTAGTTCATAGTATGCATATCACGACAGATAGTAGTCGGATGGGTCATTCTTCAGTTGCCATtgttgaaagcaatgaagTAACTTGGAATAATACAAATGTCACTGATTTGGGAGGTGAAGTAGGGACAGATTTTATGgatatgattgattttagcgaggtggaggagatgcatggtggtgataatggtactgaaagaaatgaagtgtcAGTGTACTCTGCCCCTCCTAATTTGGGGTGCTTGAACACAGCTGGCCAGTTGCCAAAAATGCGTTTAGGAGGAGAATCTGAACCCACTCGTCAACATTATTGGAGTcaaatgggtgaaaaaaaTCGGTATAATGCAGTCGGtgtaaaagatgaagaagcatATTTGGACAGCGGGTTTTCACGAAGCGATTGGAATCCGAAAATTACAGTTGGGcaaattttctctagtaaGAAAACATTGTTGACGGAGTTACGGTTGACGGCATTAAGAGGCCACTTTGAATTTAAGGTGCAATTCTCTTGCACTAAGaggttgcttgtggtttgttCTCAACGTCCATGCCCATGGCGGGTCCGAGCATCGAGAATTGGAGAATACAGCTTCATGATTGTGAGGTGTACAACTGTCCATGAATGTGATTTGAGGTTTGTAAGTGACAAGCATCGTCAAGCAACCGCAGCACTTGTAGCCAGTTCACTTAAAAGGAAGTTGAAGGATTGTCGGACAATATACACACCAAGTGACATTATGAGAGATGTGAAACACAACTTTGGTTGCACCATCCATTATTCGAAAGCTTGGAAAGCAAGGGAGTTAGCTCTATTGTCCATTAGAGGATCAACGGAGGAGGcatattatatccttccagctTATTGCTATGAATTGGAGCGTATGAATCCCGGCACAAAAACAGACATCCGAACTGATGAGAACAATCactttgtgtatttatttatggcgGTTGGCGCATGTATTAGAGGGTTCCGTTCTTCCATGCGCCCAGTTATAGCCGTGGATGCCACTCATTTAAAATCCAAGTACAAGGGTGTTATGTTTGTAGCAAATGCATTCGATGGTAATCGAAATATATATCCTCTTGCttttgggatcggggatttggAGACGGATGCATCATGGCATTGGTTTTTCACTAAACTTCATGAAGCCATTGGTGAGTGTCCCAATCTTGTTATTATTTCTGATCGCAATGTTAGCATAGAGAATGTGTGGAACAAAATTTTTCCAACTGCACAACATGGCATATGCTTTTATCATATGAAGGGGAACATGAAACGAActttcaagttgaaaaagcGTGATCACATACTTATGCACTTTGAGAAGGCTGCGAAATCTTATTCCATTGCTGAATTTGATGGTCATTTTCGCAAGATCAAGCGAAAGGAACATGTTGCTCAATATCTTGAAGAGGCAGGGTTACATAAGTGGTCTAGAGCTCACATGGATGGACGCCGCTACAATGTAAtgacaacaaatattgcgGAGTCAATCAACTCAGTCCTTAGGTTTGCAAGAATGCTGCCAGTGGTTCATTTGATAGGGGAAATTGTTAATCTCCTTGTGAAATGGTTCACCGAACGTCGTGAGTTGGCTTTGAATTGCACAACAACATTGTGCCCCAATTTTGGAGAGAAGAAGTTGAGGAACAGGTTGGAGGATGCTGCAAGGATGAATGTGGTTAAAGTTAATAATGCACAGTATAATGTTTTGGACGGTAATATGGACGGCCTCGTAGATTTGACGAACAACAATTGTAGTTGTAGAAAGTTTCAGCTTGAGCAGCTACCTTGCAAGCATGTAGTTGCAGTTTGCCGCTTCTTGAAAGTAAGTGTATATGCAAAGGCTTCTCGGTATTACACTCGGAAAACCTGGATGGATGCTTATTCGGATAGCATCTACCCGGTACAACCTCACGGAATGTGGGATACTCCTGAAGATGTTCGAAGTCGAGTTGTGCTGCCTCCCATGGCAAGGGTCATGCCAGGCAGACGAAAGAAGTTAAGAATTCCCTCGCAAGGAGAGGGCAGCATTAGAAGAAAGTGCTCAAGGTG contains:
- the LOC117612462 gene encoding uncharacterized protein LOC117612462, which codes for MRLGGESEPTRQHYWSQMGEKNRYNAVGVKDEEAYLDSGFSRSDWNPKITVGQIFSSKKTLLTELRLTALRGHFEFKVQFSCTKRLLVVCSQRPCPWRVRASRIGEYSFMIVRCTTVHECDLRFVSDKHRQATAALVASSLKRKLKDCRTIYTPSDIMRDVKHNFGCTIHYSKAWKARELALLSIRGSTEEAYYILPAYCYELERMNPGTKTDIRTDENNHFVYLFMAVGACIRGFRSSMRPVIAVDATHLKSKYKGVMFVANAFDGNRNIYPLAFGIGDLETDASWHWFFTKLHEAIGECPNLVIISDRNVSIENVWNKIFPTAQHGICFYHMKGNMKRTFKLKKRDHILMHFEKAAKSYSIAEFDGHFRKIKRKEHVAQYLEEAGLHKWSRAHMDGRRYNVMTTNIAESINSVLRFARMLPVVHLIGEIVNLLVKWFTERRELALNCTTTLCPNFGEKKLRNRLEDAARMNVVKVNNAQYNVLDGNMDGLVDLTNNNCSCRKFQLEQLPCKHVVAVCRFLKVSVYAKASRYYTRKTWMDAYSDSIYPVQPHGMWDTPEDVRSRVVLPPMARVMPGRRKKLRIPSQGEGSIRRKCSRCGSAGHNKSTCKNNIPLRNVS